The Kosakonia sacchari SP1 genome includes a window with the following:
- the dcyD gene encoding D-cysteine desulfhydrase, producing the protein MSLHNVTRFPRLELIGAPTPLEYLPRLSDYLGREIFIKRDDVTPVAMGGNKLRKLEFLAADALREGADTLITAGAIQSNHVRQTAAVAAKLGLHCVALLENPIGTTAENYLTNGNRLLLDLFNAQIEMCDALTDPTAQLEELATRIEAQGFRPYVIPVGGSNALGAMGYVESALEIARQCEGAVGLSSVVVASGSAGTHAGLAVGLEQLMPDVELIGVTVSRSVADQKPKVVTLQQAIARELELQANADILLWDDYFAPGYGTPNDEGMDAVKLLARLEGILLDPVYTGKAMAGLLDGIEQNRFKDNGPILFIHTGGAPALFAYHPHI; encoded by the coding sequence ATGTCCTTGCACAATGTGACCCGCTTTCCGCGCCTCGAATTAATTGGCGCGCCCACGCCACTGGAGTATTTGCCGCGGCTTTCCGATTACCTGGGACGCGAAATTTTTATTAAACGCGATGATGTCACGCCGGTGGCGATGGGCGGCAATAAGCTGCGTAAACTCGAGTTTCTGGCGGCGGATGCGCTGCGCGAGGGCGCTGATACGCTGATTACCGCAGGGGCGATCCAGTCCAATCACGTGCGTCAGACGGCGGCGGTAGCGGCGAAATTAGGCCTGCACTGCGTGGCGCTACTGGAAAATCCGATTGGCACCACGGCAGAAAACTACCTGACCAACGGCAACCGTTTGCTACTGGATCTGTTCAACGCGCAGATCGAAATGTGCGACGCGTTGACGGATCCCACTGCGCAACTGGAGGAACTGGCGACGCGCATAGAAGCGCAGGGTTTTCGCCCTTATGTGATCCCGGTGGGTGGTTCAAACGCGCTGGGCGCAATGGGGTATGTGGAAAGCGCGCTGGAGATCGCCCGGCAATGCGAAGGCGCAGTTGGCCTTTCGTCGGTTGTGGTCGCTTCCGGCAGTGCCGGTACGCACGCCGGGCTGGCGGTCGGGCTTGAGCAACTGATGCCCGATGTGGAACTGATTGGAGTGACGGTTTCACGTAGCGTTGCGGATCAAAAACCGAAAGTGGTGACGCTGCAACAGGCTATCGCGCGGGAACTCGAATTGCAGGCCAACGCCGATATTCTGTTGTGGGATGATTACTTCGCGCCAGGCTACGGCACACCGAATGATGAAGGAATGGACGCGGTGAAATTGCTGGCCCGTCTGGAAGGCATTTTGCTCGATCCGGTTTATACCGGCAAAGCGATGGCCGGCTTACTGGATGGCATTGAGCAGAATCGCTTTAAAGATAACGGGCCAATTTTGTTTATCCATACAGGTGGCGCACCGGCGCTGTTTGCCTATCACCCCCATATTTAA
- the tcyL gene encoding cystine ABC transporter permease yields the protein MQESLQLVIDSAPYLLKGAVFTLQLSIGGMFFGLLLGFLLALMRMSPLLPVRWLARFYISIFRGTPLIAQLFMIYYGLPQFGIELDPIPSAMIGLSLNTAAYAAETLRAAISSIDKGQWEAAASIGMTPWQTLRRAILPQAARVALPPLSNSFISLVKDTSLAATIQVPELFRQAQLITSRTLEVFTMYLAASLIYWVMATVLSSLQNYFENQLNRQERDPK from the coding sequence ATGCAAGAGAGTCTACAACTGGTTATCGACTCCGCGCCTTACCTGTTAAAGGGCGCGGTATTTACACTGCAACTCAGTATTGGCGGGATGTTTTTTGGCTTACTGTTGGGCTTTCTGCTGGCGCTGATGCGCATGTCGCCGCTCTTACCTGTGCGCTGGCTGGCGCGTTTTTACATCTCTATTTTTCGCGGTACGCCGCTTATCGCCCAGTTGTTTATGATCTATTACGGTCTGCCGCAGTTTGGGATTGAGCTGGATCCTATTCCGTCGGCGATGATCGGTCTGTCACTTAATACAGCGGCCTACGCGGCGGAGACGCTGCGCGCGGCGATTTCGTCTATTGATAAAGGGCAGTGGGAAGCGGCGGCCAGTATTGGCATGACGCCGTGGCAGACGCTGCGTCGCGCGATTCTCCCGCAAGCCGCGCGTGTCGCATTACCGCCGCTGAGCAACAGTTTTATTAGCCTGGTGAAAGATACGTCACTGGCGGCAACTATCCAGGTGCCGGAGCTGTTCCGTCAGGCGCAGTTAATCACCTCCCGTACGCTGGAAGTGTTCACCATGTACCTTGCGGCATCGCTCATTTACTGGGTAATGGCTACTGTACTTTCTTCGCTGCAAAACTATTTCGAAAACCAGCTTAATCGTCAGGAGCGTGATCCGAAATGA
- the tcyN gene encoding L-cystine ABC transporter ATP-binding protein TcyN yields the protein MSAIDVKNLVKNFHGQTVLHGIDLEVQQGEVVAIIGPSGSGKTTLLRSINLLEQPENGTIRVGDITIDTARSLSQQKSAIRQLRQHVGFVFQNFNLFPHRTVLENIIEGPVIVKGEPKDEAAARARELLVKVGLSGKENNYPRRLSGGQQQRVAIARALAMRPDVILFDEPTSALDPELVGEVLNAIRQLAQEKRTMVIVTHEMSFARDVADRAIFMDQGRIVEQGPAKALFADPQQPRTRQFLEKFLMQ from the coding sequence ATGAGTGCTATCGACGTGAAAAATCTGGTGAAAAACTTCCACGGCCAGACAGTGTTGCACGGTATCGATCTTGAGGTGCAGCAGGGCGAAGTGGTGGCGATTATTGGCCCGAGCGGCTCCGGTAAAACTACCTTGTTGCGCAGCATTAACCTGCTTGAACAGCCAGAGAACGGTACAATCCGCGTGGGTGATATTACCATTGATACCGCGCGTTCTCTGAGTCAGCAGAAAAGCGCTATCCGCCAGTTACGCCAGCATGTTGGTTTTGTTTTTCAGAACTTCAATCTGTTCCCGCACCGGACCGTGCTGGAAAACATTATTGAAGGGCCGGTTATCGTGAAAGGTGAACCAAAGGACGAGGCTGCCGCACGGGCGCGTGAACTACTGGTAAAAGTGGGGCTGAGTGGCAAAGAGAATAACTACCCGCGGCGCTTGTCGGGCGGGCAGCAGCAGCGAGTGGCGATAGCCCGCGCGCTGGCGATGCGCCCGGATGTGATCCTTTTTGACGAGCCGACATCCGCACTCGATCCTGAACTGGTGGGCGAAGTGCTTAATGCCATTCGCCAGCTGGCGCAGGAAAAGCGCACGATGGTGATTGTCACGCATGAGATGAGTTTTGCACGTGACGTGGCGGACAGGGCAATATTTATGGATCAGGGGCGTATTGTAGAACAAGGACCAGCGAAAGCGTTGTTTGCTGACCCGCAACAACCGCGTACGCGCCAGTTTCTGGAAAAATTCCTCATGCAGTAA
- the sdiA gene encoding transcriptional regulator SdiA yields MQDTEFFTWRRDMMSRFQEMTTSQDVYSELQRQTQLLEFDYFSLCVRHPVPFTRPKLSVESSYPQAWMQHYQAENYFAIDPVLKAENFIQGHLPWNDKLFRDATVLWDAARDHGLRKGISQCLMLPNHAMGFLSVSRTSLFGKMMSDDEIELRLQTLVQLSLLALTRLEDQMVLAPEMKFSKREREILKWTAEGKTSAEIAMILSISENTVNFHQKNMQKKFNAPNKTQIACYAAATGMI; encoded by the coding sequence ATGCAGGATACAGAATTCTTTACCTGGCGTCGTGACATGATGTCGCGGTTCCAGGAGATGACAACATCTCAGGATGTTTATTCCGAATTACAGCGGCAGACACAGCTGCTGGAATTTGATTATTTTTCGCTTTGCGTTCGCCACCCGGTGCCTTTTACCCGGCCGAAGTTGAGCGTTGAAAGCTCTTATCCACAAGCGTGGATGCAGCATTATCAGGCAGAGAACTATTTTGCTATTGACCCGGTGCTGAAGGCTGAAAACTTCATTCAGGGACATCTTCCCTGGAATGACAAACTCTTTCGCGATGCCACGGTATTGTGGGATGCCGCGCGGGATCACGGATTGCGCAAAGGTATTTCGCAGTGCCTGATGTTGCCCAATCATGCGATGGGATTTTTGTCCGTGTCGCGCACCAGCCTGTTTGGCAAAATGATGTCGGATGATGAAATTGAATTGCGTCTGCAGACGCTGGTGCAGTTAAGCCTGCTGGCATTAACGCGTCTGGAAGATCAGATGGTGCTGGCGCCTGAAATGAAATTCAGTAAGCGTGAACGTGAAATTCTCAAGTGGACGGCGGAAGGTAAAACATCTGCAGAGATCGCGATGATTTTATCCATCTCCGAAAACACCGTTAATTTTCATCAAAAAAATATGCAGAAGAAATTTAATGCGCCGAACAAAACACAGATCGCATGCTACGCAGCGGCAACAGGGATGATTTAA
- a CDS encoding DUF2594 family protein — protein sequence MSTPDFSTADNAKELALEVSCLKSMITLMLQAMGQADAGRVILKMEKQIEQMEDEAQAAVFSGTVKQIKQAYRQ from the coding sequence TTGAGCACACCTGATTTTTCCACTGCTGATAATGCAAAGGAACTGGCGCTGGAAGTCTCCTGCCTGAAATCAATGATTACGCTGATGCTGCAAGCCATGGGCCAAGCAGACGCCGGACGCGTTATCCTTAAAATGGAAAAGCAAATCGAACAAATGGAAGATGAAGCTCAGGCGGCGGTATTTTCCGGTACTGTTAAGCAAATTAAACAAGCCTATCGCCAGTAA
- the uvrY gene encoding UvrY/SirA/GacA family response regulator transcription factor: protein MINVLLVDDHELVRAGIRRILEDIKGIKVIGEVNCGEDAIKWCRANTVDVVLMDMNMPGIGGLEATRKIARGSADTKVIMLTVHTENPLPAKVMQAGAAGYLSKGAAPQEMVNAIRSVQSGQRYIASDIAQQMALSQIEPEKTDSPFDSLSERELQIMLMITKGQKVNEISEQLHLSPKTVNSYRYRMFSKLNIHGDVELTHLAIRHGLCNAETLISQ from the coding sequence TTGATCAACGTACTACTTGTTGATGACCATGAACTGGTGCGCGCAGGGATACGACGCATTCTTGAAGACATTAAGGGCATAAAAGTTATCGGCGAGGTCAACTGTGGGGAAGATGCTATTAAATGGTGTCGGGCCAATACGGTTGATGTCGTTCTGATGGATATGAATATGCCCGGTATCGGCGGCCTCGAAGCGACGCGGAAAATCGCGCGTGGTAGTGCTGATACCAAAGTGATTATGCTTACTGTCCACACTGAAAACCCACTGCCCGCGAAAGTGATGCAGGCGGGCGCAGCAGGATATCTCAGCAAAGGCGCCGCGCCGCAGGAAATGGTGAACGCTATCCGCTCCGTGCAGTCTGGCCAGCGCTATATCGCTTCTGACATTGCTCAGCAAATGGCGCTTAGCCAAATCGAACCCGAAAAAACGGACTCGCCGTTCGACAGTTTGTCTGAACGTGAATTGCAGATTATGCTGATGATCACCAAAGGCCAGAAGGTCAATGAGATCTCAGAACAGCTACATCTGAGCCCAAAAACGGTGAATAGCTACCGCTATCGTATGTTCAGCAAATTGAACATTCACGGCGACGTCGAACTGACGCACCTCGCTATTCGCCATGGGTTGTGCAATGCGGAGACGTTAATAAGTCAGTGA